Proteins from one Bacteroidota bacterium genomic window:
- a CDS encoding ATP-binding cassette domain-containing protein: MSLDVVIEFDKVPIYQKDNLVLTEVSFQIEKGEFVYIIGRTGSGKSSLLKTIYAELPVLEGSARVVDHDLRKLRSREVPFLRRKLGIVFQDFQLLTDRNVNENLLFVMKATGWKDKRKMEERMQDVLEKVGLGTKGFKMPHQLSQGEQQRVSIARALVNDPDIILADEPTGNLDPESSKGIMRLLFDIRTAGRAVVMATHDYSLFQDFKARTLKCEDGNLLELID, translated from the coding sequence ATGTCTCTTGATGTTGTCATAGAATTCGATAAAGTCCCGATCTACCAAAAAGATAACCTGGTGTTAACCGAGGTTTCCTTTCAGATTGAAAAAGGTGAATTTGTATACATAATCGGCCGGACGGGAAGCGGCAAAAGCTCCCTGCTGAAAACCATTTATGCCGAACTGCCTGTGCTGGAAGGAAGTGCACGGGTGGTAGATCATGACCTCCGTAAACTGAGATCCCGCGAAGTGCCTTTCCTGAGAAGAAAGCTCGGTATTGTTTTCCAGGATTTTCAGTTGCTTACAGACCGTAATGTGAACGAAAACCTCTTATTTGTCATGAAAGCCACCGGCTGGAAAGACAAACGAAAGATGGAGGAGCGCATGCAGGATGTGCTGGAAAAAGTCGGCCTCGGAACCAAAGGGTTTAAAATGCCACACCAGCTTTCCCAGGGCGAACAACAACGTGTGAGCATAGCCCGTGCTCTCGTTAATGATCCTGATATCATCCTGGCTGATGAGCCTACAGGTAACCTCGACCCCGAATCATCCAAAGGTATCATGAGGCTTTTGTTCGATATTCGCACTGCCGGCAGGGCCGTGGTTATGGCTACTCACGATTATTCATTGTTTCAGGATTTTAAAGCACGTACCCTGAAATGTGAAGATGGAAACCTTCTGGAATTAATAGATTAA
- a CDS encoding glycosyltransferase family 1 protein, with product MSERHLHIISFDVPYPANYGGVIDVFYKIKALHAKGIRIHLHCIEYPGRDRADELNQYCEEVHYYPRKMGFISALSLKPYIVSSRRSKEMLDKLLKDDYPILFEGLHSCFYISHKALQSRKKIYRESNIEHRYYFNLFKVDRKFLHKLYFLTASMKLRLYQRVLRHADLMLVVSQKDTIYLKKHFRNNKVYYLPSFHPNDQVSVKGGKGEYVLYHGNIEVPENAHAAQFLMTEVFNDLDQKLVIAGMKPPLYIKKLASGMTNVEIIENPDDETMFRLIRDAHVNILVTFQATGLKLKLLNTLYNGRFCLVNDKMLNGTRLNGLCITGNTAIELKARLAELSGREFDRQEIIKREEILQDLYSNDSNADHLIELIY from the coding sequence TTGTCTGAACGGCATCTGCATATCATCTCCTTCGACGTTCCCTATCCGGCTAATTACGGGGGAGTTATCGATGTTTTTTACAAGATAAAGGCCTTACATGCCAAGGGGATCAGGATACATCTTCATTGCATTGAATATCCCGGACGTGACCGTGCCGATGAATTGAATCAATATTGTGAAGAAGTTCATTATTATCCCAGGAAGATGGGATTTATCTCTGCCCTGAGCCTGAAACCCTATATTGTGTCGAGCCGCCGTTCGAAGGAAATGCTTGATAAACTCCTGAAAGACGATTACCCTATTTTGTTTGAAGGCTTACACAGTTGTTTTTACATCTCCCACAAGGCCTTGCAATCGAGGAAAAAGATTTACCGGGAAAGCAATATTGAGCATAGATATTATTTCAATCTGTTCAAAGTCGACAGGAAATTTCTTCACAAGTTGTATTTCCTCACTGCCAGTATGAAACTGAGATTATATCAGCGCGTTTTGCGCCATGCCGATCTCATGCTGGTAGTTTCGCAGAAAGACACTATATACCTGAAAAAACATTTCAGGAATAACAAGGTTTATTATCTCCCCAGTTTCCATCCCAACGATCAGGTTTCTGTTAAAGGTGGAAAAGGAGAATATGTACTATATCACGGTAACATTGAGGTTCCGGAGAATGCCCATGCCGCACAATTTTTGATGACAGAAGTCTTTAACGACCTCGATCAAAAGCTGGTCATTGCAGGAATGAAGCCACCGTTGTATATTAAAAAGTTAGCCTCCGGTATGACCAATGTGGAAATCATTGAGAACCCGGATGATGAGACGATGTTCCGGTTAATCCGCGACGCCCACGTTAACATTCTGGTTACCTTTCAGGCGACCGGTTTAAAGTTGAAACTGCTGAACACGCTGTATAATGGGAGGTTTTGTCTTGTCAACGACAAGATGCTGAACGGGACAAGGCTTAACGGTCTATGCATCACCGGGAACACTGCAATTGAATTGAAGGCCAGGCTGGCGGAATTATCCGGGAGGGAATTTGACCGGCAGGAGATTATCAAGAGGGAAGAAATTCTTCAGGATCTGTACAGCAATGATTCCAATGCCGACCATTTGATCGAGTTAATCTATTAA
- a CDS encoding glycosyltransferase — translation MKKAVLSVINDLVTDQRLDRICTTLTGMGFEVMLVGRRKKGSLPLQPRDYRMHRMKLLFSKGALFYAEYNIRLFLYLLFHRADILVSNDLDTLPANYLASRIKRKPLIHDSHEYFTETPELVNRKRVQSIWKWFERQIFPKLKTVYTVNESIAGLYEQEYGIRPHVIRNIPASGKVQPKLSRAELGLPDDKNIILLQGAGINIQRGAEEMVEAMTYMEDSIFLIVGDGDVLPVLKSMVRDLSLEEKVKFIPRQPLEKVRQYTILADIGISLDKDTNINYRFSLPNKLFDYIHAGLPILASPLVEVKKIIKKYDIGMTIQNHDPRHIADCLLNMLSDRQRMAIWKENLTFAAKELCWEKEENKLKQIYSPFV, via the coding sequence TTGAAGAAAGCAGTCCTGTCTGTCATTAACGATCTTGTGACCGACCAGCGTCTCGACCGTATATGCACAACCCTCACAGGGATGGGGTTTGAGGTAATGCTGGTAGGGCGCAGGAAAAAGGGCAGTCTGCCACTGCAGCCCAGGGATTACCGCATGCACCGGATGAAACTGCTTTTTTCCAAAGGAGCGTTATTCTATGCCGAATACAATATCCGCTTGTTTCTGTATCTCCTCTTTCACCGGGCCGACATCCTGGTTTCCAATGACCTCGACACCCTTCCGGCGAATTACCTTGCCTCACGGATAAAGCGCAAGCCGCTCATCCACGACAGCCACGAATATTTCACAGAGACCCCGGAGTTGGTGAACCGGAAACGGGTTCAGTCAATATGGAAGTGGTTTGAACGCCAAATCTTTCCGAAGTTAAAAACCGTGTACACCGTCAATGAGTCCATCGCAGGGCTTTACGAGCAGGAATACGGTATACGGCCGCATGTTATCCGCAATATTCCCGCTTCCGGCAAGGTTCAGCCAAAGCTTTCCCGGGCGGAACTGGGATTACCGGACGACAAAAATATAATTCTGTTGCAGGGTGCCGGCATCAACATACAGCGGGGAGCCGAGGAAATGGTGGAAGCAATGACCTATATGGAGGATAGCATCTTCCTGATCGTTGGCGATGGGGATGTGCTTCCCGTTCTTAAGAGCATGGTCAGGGATTTATCCCTGGAAGAAAAGGTAAAATTCATCCCCAGGCAACCCCTGGAAAAGGTGAGACAGTATACCATCCTGGCCGACATTGGTATAAGCCTCGACAAAGACACCAACATCAATTACCGGTTTAGCCTGCCCAACAAACTGTTTGATTACATACATGCCGGACTTCCCATCCTGGCATCCCCATTGGTAGAAGTTAAGAAGATCATCAAAAAATACGATATAGGCATGACGATACAAAACCATGATCCCCGGCACATTGCGGATTGCCTGCTAAACATGTTGAGTGACAGGCAGAGAATGGCAATCTGGAAAGAAAATCTTACATTTGCTGCGAAAGAACTGTGCTGGGAAAAGGAAGAAAATAAACTAAAACAAATATACAGTCCCTTTGTCTGA
- the murB gene encoding UDP-N-acetylmuramate dehydrogenase, with protein sequence MQLLENISLKGLNTFGLDASARYFSHVFSETDLLHILELYKKNSLKDLLILGGGSNILFTRDFPGLVVLIDNKGISEEEGDNGHVMVKAAAGEIWDDLVSYCLSKGYGGLENLSMIPGKVGAGPIQNIGAYGVELKDHFYALQAVEIETGNIMSFSAEDCRFGYRDSVFKQKLQGKYIITSVTFRLDRNPQLNISYGAIAYELMQDNIVFPGIRDVAAAVRRIRSSKLPDPEITGNAGSFFKNPAVSTDFFEGLKADYPDIPGYPQQDDTVKLAAGWLIEQCGWKGYREEDAGVHEKQALVLVNYGKASGNDIFNLSERIRLSVLEKFGVELEREVRII encoded by the coding sequence ATGCAACTGCTTGAAAATATATCATTAAAAGGTCTGAATACCTTTGGTTTGGATGCGTCAGCCCGGTATTTCAGCCATGTCTTTTCCGAAACCGATCTGCTTCATATCCTGGAATTATATAAGAAAAACAGTCTGAAGGATCTTCTCATCCTGGGTGGGGGTTCCAATATCCTTTTTACCCGGGATTTTCCCGGTTTGGTAGTTTTAATCGATAACAAAGGCATTTCTGAAGAAGAAGGAGACAACGGGCATGTGATGGTTAAGGCTGCTGCCGGGGAGATTTGGGATGATCTGGTAAGCTATTGTCTCTCGAAAGGCTATGGTGGCCTCGAAAACCTTAGTATGATACCGGGAAAGGTTGGGGCAGGACCGATTCAAAATATAGGGGCCTACGGAGTAGAGCTGAAAGACCATTTCTACGCATTGCAGGCTGTGGAGATTGAAACAGGAAATATCATGTCTTTCTCCGCGGAGGATTGCCGCTTCGGTTACCGCGACAGTGTTTTTAAACAGAAACTCCAAGGTAAATATATTATTACTTCGGTGACTTTCAGACTTGATCGCAATCCACAGCTTAACATCTCCTATGGTGCCATAGCTTATGAATTGATGCAGGATAACATAGTTTTCCCGGGAATCCGTGATGTAGCCGCGGCCGTTAGAAGGATCCGCTCCTCCAAATTGCCCGATCCTGAAATCACAGGTAATGCAGGCAGTTTTTTTAAAAATCCTGCGGTATCCACGGATTTTTTTGAGGGATTAAAGGCTGATTATCCTGATATCCCGGGATACCCTCAACAGGATGATACCGTTAAACTTGCCGCCGGATGGCTCATTGAACAATGCGGATGGAAAGGTTATCGTGAAGAGGATGCCGGAGTTCATGAAAAGCAGGCCCTGGTACTGGTGAATTATGGAAAAGCTTCAGGAAATGATATTTTTAACCTCTCCGAAAGAATCAGATTATCGGTGCTGGAAAAATTTGGTGTTGAGCTGGAGAGGGAAGTGCGTATTATTTAA
- a CDS encoding DUF2752 domain-containing protein — protein sequence MSKAWHFLRHNLEAFVWIIALFSLAMTDPGCDHFSLCPLKNLGFEYCPGCGLGHSISWFFRGELLRSFEAHPLGVPAIVILLYRIVNIFYKYRKDLITQKSLT from the coding sequence ATGAGCAAAGCCTGGCACTTCCTCCGGCACAACCTGGAAGCATTTGTCTGGATTATCGCACTGTTCTCGCTGGCCATGACCGATCCGGGATGCGATCATTTCAGCCTGTGCCCGCTAAAGAACCTGGGCTTTGAGTATTGTCCGGGCTGCGGACTGGGACATTCTATTTCCTGGTTCTTCAGGGGTGAACTGCTGAGGTCATTTGAAGCTCACCCACTGGGAGTTCCGGCAATAGTTATACTTTTATACAGGATCGTCAATATTTTCTATAAATATAGAAAGGATTTAATCACACAAAAATCATTAACGTAA
- a CDS encoding TM2 domain-containing protein translates to MANIYQYLPELQGRELVLVQSLTKEYTESQIQTFANIYRTRRRDPQMILLTTLLGFIVVAGVQRFLVGQIGMGLLYLFTAGLCFIGTIIDLINYQDLAYEYNQRMAHETAGIVKDIK, encoded by the coding sequence ATGGCAAACATTTATCAGTATTTACCTGAGCTACAGGGAAGAGAACTTGTTTTGGTGCAAAGCCTGACCAAGGAGTATACCGAGTCCCAGATCCAGACTTTTGCAAATATTTACCGGACACGCAGACGTGATCCTCAAATGATCCTGCTGACCACATTATTGGGCTTTATAGTGGTTGCCGGCGTGCAACGCTTTCTCGTCGGTCAGATCGGTATGGGATTGCTTTACCTGTTTACAGCCGGGCTGTGTTTCATCGGAACCATTATTGACCTGATCAATTACCAGGATCTGGCATATGAATATAACCAGCGCATGGCGCATGAAACTGCCGGAATAGTTAAGGATATTAAATAA
- a CDS encoding dihydroorotate dehydrogenase — MVNLNVNIGNLKLKNPVTTASGTYAYGQEFNDFMDISRLGGIFVKGLTLHNREGNNYPRMAETASGMLNSVGLQNKGIDHFIEHIFPAIKDSGTQIIANVNGSTIEDYIAVSEKLNDLEGMEAIELNISCPNVKEGGMAFGINPKSAREATEEVRKVYKKTLIVKLSPNVTHIDEMARIVEDAGADAVSLVNTFLGMAIDAEKRKPILSTITGGLSGPCIKPIALRMVWQVYKAVKIPVVGMGGIMDATDAIEFMLAGSTAIQVGTANFIDPSVSVRIIDGIVEYCEKYGVKDVNELVGVI, encoded by the coding sequence ATGGTAAACCTGAATGTCAACATCGGAAATCTTAAGCTGAAGAACCCGGTTACCACGGCCTCCGGGACTTACGCATACGGGCAGGAATTCAATGATTTCATGGACATAAGCAGGCTGGGTGGGATTTTTGTGAAAGGCTTGACTCTGCACAACCGGGAAGGCAACAATTACCCCCGTATGGCTGAAACAGCAAGCGGCATGCTGAATTCTGTAGGTTTACAAAATAAGGGAATCGATCATTTCATCGAACATATTTTCCCGGCCATCAAAGACTCCGGCACTCAAATCATTGCCAATGTCAATGGAAGTACGATCGAAGACTATATAGCCGTTTCCGAGAAGCTGAATGATCTGGAGGGAATGGAAGCCATTGAATTGAACATTTCCTGTCCCAATGTTAAGGAGGGCGGCATGGCCTTCGGCATCAATCCTAAATCGGCCAGGGAAGCAACAGAAGAAGTCCGGAAAGTCTATAAAAAGACTCTTATTGTTAAGCTATCTCCTAACGTGACCCACATCGATGAGATGGCCCGGATCGTGGAAGACGCGGGGGCAGATGCCGTGTCGCTGGTGAACACATTCCTGGGAATGGCCATAGACGCAGAAAAACGCAAGCCCATCCTGTCGACCATCACCGGAGGCTTATCCGGTCCCTGCATCAAACCCATTGCCCTCAGGATGGTATGGCAGGTTTATAAAGCCGTTAAAATACCGGTTGTCGGCATGGGCGGTATCATGGATGCCACGGATGCCATAGAATTCATGCTGGCAGGTTCAACAGCCATACAAGTAGGAACCGCCAATTTCATCGACCCCTCCGTTTCCGTAAGGATCATCGACGGTATTGTTGAATACTGCGAAAAATACGGGGTTAAAGATGTAAATGAACTCGTTGGAGTTATTTAA
- a CDS encoding dihydroorotate dehydrogenase electron transfer subunit, protein MKRVQDFKVAGHRWLSDNSFLIEFRSEESIPPILPGNFAEIKVPGNPGVFLRRPFSIYDADTIYNTLTFFVKVIGKGTAGLGNLRQGETVNILYPLGNHFTVSNEGPVLIVGGGSGIAPFLLLGKALQEKGVPATYLIGGRTSADVYLTEEFGRYGNVLTTTEDGSAGVKGMVTDHPVFQEEGFPYRKIYTCGPDPMMKAVAAIARRKAAGCEASLENTMACGFGACLCCVTDTTTGKRCVCTDGPVFNIKELLW, encoded by the coding sequence ATGAAAAGAGTCCAGGATTTTAAAGTAGCCGGTCACCGGTGGCTCAGCGACAACAGCTTCCTGATCGAGTTCCGTTCGGAAGAGAGCATCCCTCCTATCCTGCCGGGTAATTTCGCCGAAATCAAGGTTCCGGGAAACCCCGGTGTTTTCCTGCGCCGGCCGTTTTCGATATATGATGCAGATACCATTTACAATACCCTTACATTTTTTGTAAAAGTCATTGGTAAAGGCACAGCCGGACTGGGCAATCTCCGGCAGGGCGAGACGGTAAACATCCTGTACCCTTTGGGCAATCATTTTACGGTCAGCAACGAAGGTCCGGTCCTCATTGTCGGAGGAGGTTCCGGAATAGCTCCCTTCCTGCTCCTTGGCAAAGCATTGCAGGAAAAGGGAGTCCCTGCGACCTACCTTATCGGAGGGCGAACATCTGCAGATGTGTACCTTACGGAGGAATTTGGGCGCTATGGGAACGTATTGACTACCACCGAAGACGGATCAGCGGGCGTTAAAGGAATGGTAACAGACCATCCTGTATTCCAGGAAGAAGGTTTTCCTTACCGGAAAATATATACCTGCGGGCCTGATCCCATGATGAAAGCCGTTGCTGCCATTGCCCGCCGGAAAGCTGCCGGGTGTGAGGCCTCCCTTGAGAACACTATGGCCTGCGGCTTCGGGGCCTGCCTCTGCTGTGTGACCGATACCACAACCGGCAAACGCTGTGTATGCACCGACGGACCTGTATTCAACATAAAAGAGTTGTTATGGTAA
- a CDS encoding DUF5606 domain-containing protein has translation MDLKEILAISGKPGLYKLVSQTKTGAIVESLTDGKRFPAFAHEKISSLEEISIFIENDDIPLKEVLKKIHEKQAGGPAPDPKGETEVVRAFFEEVLPEYDRDRVYHSDIKKVLTWYNLLLEKEMLDFTEEESTEEEKDKPEAGDTGKAEETEEDKEEEKKE, from the coding sequence ATGGACCTAAAGGAAATCTTAGCCATTTCAGGAAAGCCGGGGTTATATAAACTGGTTTCCCAGACCAAGACTGGTGCTATTGTGGAATCCCTTACTGACGGCAAGCGTTTTCCCGCTTTTGCGCATGAAAAGATAAGCTCGCTGGAAGAGATCAGCATTTTCATTGAGAATGATGATATCCCTTTGAAGGAGGTGTTGAAGAAGATCCATGAGAAGCAGGCAGGTGGGCCGGCTCCCGACCCTAAGGGCGAAACGGAAGTAGTGCGCGCCTTTTTCGAGGAAGTGCTTCCGGAATACGACCGCGACAGGGTTTATCATTCGGATATCAAGAAAGTCCTGACCTGGTATAATCTCCTCCTGGAAAAAGAAATGCTTGATTTTACCGAAGAAGAGAGTACTGAGGAAGAAAAAGACAAGCCCGAAGCAGGTGATACGGGAAAAGCGGAGGAAACGGAAGAAGATAAGGAAGAGGAAAAGAAGGAATAA
- a CDS encoding ABC transporter ATP-binding protein/permease, whose amino-acid sequence MKSYYRILAYIKPYWFFAVLNVLFNLLTIVFSLFSFAMLAPFLKLLFEKGNLVTDKPEFSFSSDALIDFLNYHMSQVIISQGPANALVLICIALLAAFFLRNLARFFSMYFLANVRIGAVKDIRSEIFSKMLILPLSFYNSRKKGDIIARVTTDVQEVEYSIMNYMEMIIRDPITIIAYFIFLLSMSPQLTLFVIIVLPVTGYVIGRIGRTLRKRSRTGQARFSAMLSTIEESISGLRIIKAFNAIGFLNNKFKDQNESYSSLSMGIYRRRDLSSPLSEFLSSVVIIFVLWFGGNLVLGEKSGISAEIFITYIAVFSQIIPPAKTFATGFYSIQKGIASAERIFEIMDAEEVIEEKPDAKTITEFRGNIEYRDVSFRYEEQFVLKDINLEVAKGRIIALVGQSGGGKSTLVDLLPRFYDVVKGSIMIDGVDLRDYRISDVRALMGIVTQESILFNDTVFNNIAFGLKDVSEEDIIEAARIANAHEFIVQMPEGYQTNIGDRGTKLSGGQKQRISIARAVLRNPPILIMDEATSSLDTESERLVQDALAKVMSNRTSIVIAHRLSTIKFADEIIVLQKGEIVERGNHQDLLNKNGIYKKLHDLQTFA is encoded by the coding sequence ATGAAGAGTTATTACCGTATCCTGGCATACATAAAACCCTATTGGTTTTTCGCAGTTCTGAATGTTCTTTTCAACCTGCTCACCATTGTGTTCTCGCTGTTTTCTTTTGCCATGCTTGCCCCTTTCCTGAAATTATTGTTTGAAAAGGGAAACCTGGTGACAGATAAACCGGAATTCAGTTTCAGCTCCGATGCATTGATTGACTTTTTGAACTATCACATGAGCCAGGTAATCATCTCCCAGGGCCCTGCAAATGCATTGGTTCTCATTTGCATAGCCTTGCTGGCAGCATTTTTTCTCAGGAATCTGGCCCGTTTTTTTTCTATGTATTTCCTGGCCAATGTCAGGATTGGCGCAGTAAAGGATATACGGAGTGAGATTTTCTCAAAAATGCTCATCCTGCCATTATCTTTTTACAACTCCAGGAAAAAAGGAGACATTATAGCCAGAGTCACCACGGATGTTCAGGAAGTGGAATATTCTATTATGAATTATATGGAAATGATCATCCGTGATCCCATTACCATTATAGCTTATTTTATTTTTCTCCTGAGCATGAGCCCGCAATTGACATTGTTTGTCATTATCGTACTTCCGGTTACCGGGTATGTGATCGGAAGGATAGGGCGGACATTGCGAAAAAGATCCAGGACAGGGCAGGCCCGTTTTTCTGCCATGTTATCCACCATTGAAGAAAGCATATCGGGTTTGAGGATTATCAAAGCGTTTAATGCCATTGGTTTCCTGAATAACAAGTTTAAGGATCAGAATGAATCCTATTCCAGCCTCTCCATGGGCATTTACCGACGCAGGGATCTTTCTTCACCCCTGAGTGAATTTTTATCTTCGGTGGTGATCATTTTTGTTTTATGGTTTGGAGGCAACCTTGTGTTGGGTGAAAAATCAGGCATCAGCGCAGAAATATTCATTACGTATATCGCGGTGTTTTCCCAGATCATCCCTCCGGCCAAAACATTTGCCACAGGGTTTTACAGTATCCAGAAAGGGATAGCCTCCGCCGAAAGGATCTTCGAGATCATGGATGCCGAGGAGGTGATCGAAGAAAAGCCTGATGCGAAAACCATTACCGAATTCAGGGGAAATATTGAATACAGGGATGTTTCTTTCCGCTACGAAGAACAGTTTGTCCTGAAAGATATCAACCTGGAGGTGGCCAAGGGCAGGATCATTGCCTTGGTCGGGCAGTCGGGCGGGGGGAAATCCACCCTGGTTGATTTATTACCCAGGTTTTATGATGTGGTAAAAGGCTCCATTATGATCGACGGGGTAGATCTCCGGGATTACCGCATCAGTGATGTGAGGGCATTGATGGGGATTGTTACGCAGGAATCCATTTTGTTCAACGACACGGTATTCAACAATATCGCCTTCGGCCTGAAAGATGTGAGTGAAGAGGATATCATTGAAGCGGCGAGGATCGCCAATGCCCATGAATTCATCGTGCAGATGCCGGAAGGCTACCAGACCAATATCGGTGACCGGGGCACCAAGCTTTCGGGCGGGCAGAAGCAGCGCATCTCCATTGCCCGTGCCGTATTGCGCAACCCTCCGATCCTGATCATGGACGAAGCAACATCATCCCTGGATACCGAATCGGAAAGGCTTGTCCAGGATGCCCTGGCCAAGGTAATGAGCAACAGGACCTCCATAGTGATCGCCCACCGGCTTTCCACCATCAAGTTTGCCGATGAGATCATCGTGCTGCAAAAAGGCGAGATCGTGGAGCGCGGCAACCACCAGGATCTGTTAAATAAAAACGGTATATACAAGAAGCTGCATGATTTACAGACGTTTGCGTGA
- the purB gene encoding adenylosuccinate lyase produces the protein MELSTVSAISPIDGRYRKQTETLAYYFSEAAFINYRVFVEIEYFIALCKLPLPQLKNFDTSMFEELRSISRDFTFKDAEEVKQIEATTNHDVKAVEYYIKKRFDKLGLKEYREFVHFGLTSQDINNTAVPYATRLCFNDTLMPMILELQKKLAQKAKTWKDIPMLARTHGQPASPTRLGKEIMVFVERLKNQLQLLQSIPFSAKFGGATGNLNAHYVAYPTIDWVAFSDDFVNNTLGLRRSKTTTQIDHYDNLAALFDNLKRINTILIDLSKDMWTYISMDYFKQAIRKEEVGSSAMPHKVNPIDFENAEGNLGIANALFEFLSAKLPISRLQRDLTDSTISRNIGVPIAHMLIAIRSLIKGLNKLVLNKQKLEQDLDDNWAVVAEGIQTILRRERYPNAYEHLKELTRTNERISKEAIHAFIDKLKLPADIKNEMKKITPENYTGINLI, from the coding sequence ATGGAACTGTCGACTGTTAGCGCCATTTCTCCCATAGACGGCCGCTATCGCAAACAAACGGAAACACTGGCATATTACTTCTCGGAAGCTGCCTTTATTAATTACAGGGTTTTTGTAGAGATTGAGTATTTCATCGCCTTATGCAAGCTTCCCCTGCCGCAGTTAAAGAATTTTGACACCTCCATGTTTGAAGAACTCCGCTCCATCAGCCGGGATTTTACCTTCAAAGACGCAGAGGAAGTCAAGCAGATCGAAGCAACAACCAACCATGATGTGAAAGCAGTTGAATACTACATCAAAAAACGCTTCGACAAGCTGGGATTAAAGGAGTACCGCGAATTTGTCCACTTTGGACTTACCAGCCAGGATATTAACAACACTGCCGTGCCTTATGCAACACGGTTATGTTTTAATGACACCCTGATGCCTATGATCCTGGAGTTACAGAAGAAGCTTGCTCAAAAAGCAAAGACCTGGAAAGATATACCCATGCTGGCCCGTACGCATGGACAACCCGCCTCCCCTACCCGGCTTGGAAAAGAGATCATGGTGTTTGTGGAAAGGCTGAAAAACCAGTTGCAACTTTTGCAGTCCATCCCGTTTTCAGCAAAATTCGGCGGTGCAACCGGAAATCTCAATGCCCATTACGTAGCTTATCCAACCATCGACTGGGTGGCTTTTTCCGATGATTTTGTGAACAATACCCTGGGACTGCGCCGTTCAAAAACCACAACGCAGATAGACCATTACGACAATCTGGCAGCCCTTTTCGACAACCTGAAGAGGATCAACACCATCCTGATAGACCTTTCGAAAGATATGTGGACATACATCTCCATGGATTACTTCAAGCAGGCCATCCGCAAGGAAGAAGTAGGCTCCTCGGCCATGCCGCACAAGGTTAATCCCATTGATTTTGAAAATGCGGAGGGAAACCTGGGCATTGCCAATGCTTTATTCGAATTTCTTTCGGCTAAGCTACCTATATCACGGCTGCAACGCGACCTAACCGATTCAACGATCAGCCGGAACATTGGCGTTCCCATAGCCCATATGCTCATCGCCATAAGGTCGTTGATCAAAGGACTGAACAAACTGGTTCTCAACAAGCAGAAGCTTGAGCAAGATCTTGATGACAACTGGGCTGTTGTTGCAGAAGGGATACAGACCATCCTGAGAAGGGAAAGATACCCCAATGCCTATGAACATCTGAAGGAGCTGACCCGCACCAATGAACGCATTTCAAAGGAAGCTATACATGCCTTTATCGATAAGCTGAAACTTCCTGCTGACATAAAAAATGAAATGAAAAAGATTACACCGGAGAACTATACCGGCATTAATCTTATCTGA